The Deinococcus carri genome contains a region encoding:
- a CDS encoding aminoglycoside phosphotransferase family protein, translated as MSRSGDASPWPFAPYLNRWQLVPDGEALHTHSSDLLPVRAGGQPAMLKLPRGAEERRGGGLMRWWQGDGAARVLAYDEGTGALLLERLTGPRSLVQMVREGQDDEASRILCGVAARLHVPRARPLPELAPLERWFRSLEAASRQHGGMFVEAADTARQLLETPRDVGVLHGDLHHENVLDGSRLEQGGRGWLAIDPHSLLGERGFDYANIFCNPDLKTATQPGRLARQSHVVAQAAGLERSRLLQWVLAYAGLSAAWWLEDGRHDEAQPVLTVAALAAAELL; from the coding sequence ATGAGCCGTTCTGGAGACGCCAGCCCCTGGCCGTTCGCCCCTTACCTGAACCGCTGGCAGCTCGTGCCGGACGGCGAGGCGCTGCACACCCACAGCAGCGATCTGTTGCCCGTGCGAGCTGGGGGACAACCCGCCATGCTCAAACTGCCCCGCGGGGCCGAGGAACGCCGCGGCGGCGGGCTGATGCGGTGGTGGCAGGGTGACGGGGCCGCGCGGGTCCTGGCATACGACGAGGGAACCGGGGCGCTGCTGCTGGAGCGCCTCACGGGGCCGCGCTCCCTGGTGCAGATGGTGCGCGAGGGGCAGGACGATGAGGCGAGCCGCATTCTCTGCGGGGTGGCGGCCCGGCTGCATGTTCCGCGTGCCCGGCCTCTGCCCGAACTGGCACCGCTGGAGCGGTGGTTTCGCTCGCTGGAGGCGGCCTCCCGGCAGCACGGGGGGATGTTTGTGGAAGCGGCGGACACGGCCCGGCAGTTGCTGGAGACGCCGCGAGACGTGGGCGTGCTGCACGGCGACCTGCACCACGAGAACGTGCTGGACGGCAGCCGGCTGGAGCAGGGTGGGCGTGGCTGGCTGGCGATTGACCCCCACAGCCTGCTGGGCGAGCGCGGCTTCGACTACGCCAACATCTTCTGCAACCCGGACCTGAAGACGGCCACGCAGCCCGGACGGCTCGCCCGGCAATCGCACGTCGTGGCGCAGGCGGCGGGGCTGGAGCGGTCCCGCCTTCTCCAGTGGGTGCTGGCCTACGCGGGCCTGTCGGCCGCGTGGTGGCTGGAAGACGGCAGGCACGACGAGGCGCAGCCCGTGCTGACCGTCGCGGCTCTCGCAGCGGCAGAACTGCTATAA